The Macaca nemestrina isolate mMacNem1 chromosome 1, mMacNem.hap1, whole genome shotgun sequence genome contains the following window.
TCAATATCATCAGACAATAAGCTTAATTGCtatattgtaatattttattcaaaagactTCCATTTTAACCATCTGTAAAACATTTAGCCATCCATTATTATTGGACTTTTAACATTATAAATTTCACTTCAAGTGGCAGAAGGAACAAAAAATATGTGATGGGACTTTCGGCAGTATATCTTAGAATAGatattctaataaatatttgtattaaagATGAAAACCATTACCACACACAGTGCCATCATAGTAAGCATTTTAAAGTGAGACACTTGGAGTATGTTTAGATCGTCTCCCATCCTGTAGTGAGCTGACTACAGGTGAGTTGGGAAACCAAAAAAGCCACCATCACtaacacaaacaaacagaatttACTAGGCATgtccatgttttattttctttaggtgtttttctggaaaattacattttcaaGGAATCAGCCCTTACAAACAgagctaatttttcaaaaaataaaacccagtaTCTAGATTCTCAAAACTTACAAAACCAACTGAAAATGTCTGGTTGTCATGCTCAAGTCAATTTCACATCACAAGTAATCATCTATAACTAATTTCAGTAGGCAAATTCCAATTCTAAATATTACTAATGATTACCATTGTTATTCTCAACTGTGTTGACAATTGTCTTATTGCTGAATTGttcataatacattttctttggcAACTTTATTAACACCACGGGACAACTAAAGGTCTGGATTAACTTAGTATTTCAAAActtcattataattatttaaatgtaaatgctagacttaaattatttaaatttaaatgctagatttaaattatttaattttaataaaatttaaatttaaatgctaGAATAGGAAAGCCTCCAAACATGCCtaatataacaaaaacaaaaattgctaaATAATCACTACTAAAAGCATTTCCATTGTATGTACAAGCATATAATTCAACTTAACTTTaccaacaaaaatattataattcaGCTCCAATTCTCTATCAGACCTTCtgtgataaaaaacaaaaaaataaatggagaaagtAACATCTGGCACCTGTCAAATTTTTATGGAAGGTTgttttgtataaattttaaatgGCCTAAAATCAGACAGAATGTGAATTTTTCACTATAATACTTTATaaacttgtacttttttttttttttttggatggagtcttgctctgttgcccaggttggagtgcagtggcacaatttcggctcactgcaacctctgcctactgggttcaagcgattctcctgcctcagcctgccaagtagctgggattacaggcacatgccaccacgcccagctaatttttgtatttttagtagagacggggtttcaccatgttggtcaggctggtcgcgaaatcctgaccttgtgatctgcctgccttggcctcccaaagtgctgggattataggcgtgagccaccacgcccagcctaaacttgtatttaaattatatattgatagcttattcatttttaattcttgTTCCATGGAATAAACCTATTTTTGAGGCTTGGCACAATATTAACAAGAAATTTAAATAGGAAGCTCAATTCCAGAAGTTTAACTAAAAAATCTtttctatatataataaaatcaCCAACTTAAATTACAAATTGCTTCCACTAAAAATTATCACTCCAAACTTCAGAAAAAGTAAATTAAGATAGGTTATGGCAAAAAGTGCACTGTGAAACAGGTTCACATTACAAAGATAAATGATAAAGGTTAACCAGCAAAAATTCAAAAAGGCATATATGCAAACATCTGTATGCAAACTTTCATGAATAAGATATAAGAAATGATTCATTTCGCTAATTTTATGTACAGCTTGTATACAATTTAAAACAAGTACAACTGAATATGTTTCTATGTAAAAGCCACAATAAAGTTAAATGAAATACTAAATAAGTCTTACAAATTGGTCTCTTAGGAGTTCTCAAAAGAATTAGTAACTGAGTAATGTTATTCTAAGAAATACCCTCTTCTTGATCTATCATTTCTGTTTTAACTGAAAACACATCTGCCAACATATGTTTTGGAATTTCTGACCCTCTGACTTTCAAGGCATAACAAGCATTCTCCACTTTGGCCAAACTTTGTTTCAAGGTATACAGCTTCTTAGAGACCTCGTAAGGTCCAGTGTTGCCAATGAATGAAAACCCATCATAAACCTGACGTAAAAACTGGCTCACTTCAAAGGGGGTGTCAATGTCCCCATTCCCCACACTGTTAATACACATCCGCATCAATTCTCCAGTTAAGTCAGCCACTCCCAGAAGGTAATCGACAGGTGTGACTCTCAGTCTCCAAGTACCAAACTGCTCATCCTGTGTATCAGAAGAaggctggtttaaaaaaaaaaaacaaaagactgtgaaaaagaatgaatatagcatgtatcacatttattataGAAGTACAAAATCAATAGCAAATCAGTCATActaattttttctaaataaaataaatctattttgcTTAATAACCATTTGGGATGTTACAGGAGGAATCTGTGCCCTGGGTAGTGAATTGAACCATATGCCTTCAAGATGCTTTTGAAATGTATCATTATGAAACCAACTATTTCCAACTCCACTTGacgtacaaaataaaaatattcttaaacaaGGCTTAATAACTTTATTGCAGGACAATTACTTACTTAAATGGAAAATCATACGGCCCTCCAAGTTTGTGATCCATTAATGTTTTTCTAAGTTGCTCAGTCTTTTTCTGGCCTCTTGTCTTTCCCTACTCAGCACTGACCATCACAATTTATTATtctctcactgcatcctcaattCCCTTAGACTGCTGTATTTTCTACTGCACCTACCCAGCAAAAACAGAATCCTCAATCAACACTAAAATCTACTCATTAGTCCTTCATTCAGGTGGCTGAGTACCACTCACCAAGTTAAAAAATGGTAATCACAACTGCAGAGTTTTTACCACTACAAATTACTCTCCAATCCTTTTACTTATCATTAGATGGTTCTCTCTCCAGCCTCTTCAAACACGATTTCAAACCTTTCACCCTCAGTGCTCTACTCAAATCCCAAACCTCTTCACTTTCAGTAGACAAGCTTGCGCAACTTCACTGACCTGGTCTCATTTGCCAGCTTACCTAGCACAATTTCTCGCAACTGCCTtcatccctaccaaaaaaaaaaatatttatatccaCAGCCATCTTTACCTTCTATCCTCCAGTCTCAGATGATGAGTTGTCCCTCCTCTTGTTTGAGGTTAACTCTTCCAAATGACCTTGACCCATCTCCTCCCACCTCTTCCAGGACCTTGCTTCATAAGGTGTAtgcccttgggcaagttatttcatctctctaaacctcagtttcctcatctgtaaaatgggataacagtacctacctcagaggtttattttaaggattaaatgagataacatttaCCAAGTTCTTGGCATAATGCCCAACACAAagtaaatattcaacaaatgctAGCTGCTATCATGATTACTATCATCATGAAATCTCTCTCTACATCAATTTCCCTCTATTGAATTCTTTCTGGCAGAGACAATGCCTAAATTGCTATTAAAAGACTGTATGTATAAAAGGGTAGTTGAAGTTTCAGTTACATCAAAGGACATTTTAGGTAGTGGGAACTACAAAGGTGTGCAGGTAAGAATTGTGCATTTGAGGAACTAATAATTCTTTTGATTCAAGTTTAAAGGAAGTTACATAAATGTAAGCTGAGAAGAGGGAGATAGCTTTCTTAAGATCACTCTTTGCTATGTATCTAATATATGACTCCTAACACTGAACTCTGCAGAGACCATCTGGTGCAACGTCCTCATCGTTTAGCATAAGAAATCAGGCCAGAGAAACATCACAGGTAATATGATGTTGAGCTATGGGAATATGATGTTGAGCTATGGGAATATGATAGCTAGTTAGTGGCACTATTGTTTCCAATCTATTTTTCTgcacatttgaaattttttcacaaaaagttttttaaataaagattacATAGTTTTGACAATATTCTCAACAGGCAAGTAAGAGCAAAATACCTTTCCCAATCAAATTCCCAGAATTTTCAGCACCACGCATCTTTAGCACTAAAACTTATTTATGAACATAGTCTTAATTTGAAACGTGTGTATGAACATTATAGCCCCATAATCTTAAAATAATCTAGTACCTAAGTCCTGAAAACAGTACTCTGACTCTCAATTTTCTGGccttttccccaatattttcattttgaaacagaGAGAACTTGAAAGGAAAGTGTGGAAACTTCCCTAATATTATGTGAGAAGCAGGGTCAAATAGGCCTGCTTTACTTCTTTGTGTAATTCAGTCTACACTATACgaataaaaaatatgaagaaatgttACTTCTCAAAATAAACTTCCTCCTTAATAcactttatataatttaaaaagttaatacatGGCTTCCTTAAAGTAAGTTATACCTGTCATGCCAAATTAGtctcatttgttttaatattttagctgatattcaagaaaatattatttctacaGTGTCTTCCATCTCCTGCCTACCTATCCTGAATATATGgtgtttttaaaagtgattttaaaaagataaaaaatatgaaaatttaaaaattttatttaatttgatctTTAAGTGTACTGGTATCTCTGAAAGTATCAAATAGTCAATACAGCTTACCTTATTGCCTGAATGTTATATCTTGaaacccagaaggaaaaaaatagtatttgtttAAAAGTCAAACtgcaaagttttttttcttaactcaGAAAAGCTACATAAATTTCAGATACAAGCATTATTGAGTAAATGATTAACAGCTCTCACTATATAAAAACTACTTTATAACAGCAAACTACTGAGCACTCCCGTGTCAGGTGCTATATACAATGTATATTACGTGTCAGGTGCTGCTGTATATTGCCTAATTAATAACCTTTAGGTCAAATCCTTTAAAACAACCCTTTGAGGTAGGTACCTGATGCAAGGGATCCCTGTAGCACACTGTGAGAAGTGCTGGGAGAGCAGACAAGGGCACAGGCTTGGATTCCAAACCTAACTTCAAATCTTAGCTCTGCTACACTTTTTAGTTGTGTGGCTTCTGgtaagttacctaacctctctaaaagcctgtttctttctgtgtaaaatgagagtaataaTGCTTACCACATACGGTTAAtacaaagattaaataagatagtgCTTACAAAGGGCAGGTGAAAAATAGAGAGTAAAACCAAAAGAGGACTTACAGTAAGCACTCCATAACGCTTTAGGTAAAGAGCATTACTTTCCCAATATGCCCAGAGTTGTTCTTGTTCTATCCActaactgaaatatttaaaaagaccaTTTCCTAGTTGAGACTCTACAAAACCACACTTTAGAAAGAACATTCCCATCTCAGTCTTAGCATAAGCCAATAAATCCTACTAGAATCATCATACTGTTACATAAATTATATCATAAATgtgaaataaactttaaattctcacagttttattttctttcccattgTCGTCAGTCGTAAATATCAATTGTTTATTAATTTCATCCATACTAATTAATGATCGTGTTTTGATGAAGTGTTGAAAAGAGACAGCTTCCACATATTCCTGTAGTCCTGAAAACACGACAAAGAAAATTAACTAAGAATAAGCACTTAATTAGTAAGAATGTCATAATAAAAAACTTCAAATTGATCATCatctagctcaaaaaaaaagcttaatgGATGCCTACTATAATGCCACTACTAGACTAGATACTTGCAATAGAAAGAATGGcatggaggccgggtgcggtggctcacgcctgtaatcccagcactttgaaaggccaaggtgggtggatcacttcaggtcaggagttcgagaccaacctgaccaacatagcaaaaccccatctctactaaaaatacaaaaattagctaggtgtggtggcgggcacctgtaatctcagtactagggaggctgaggcaggagaatcacttgaacctgggaggcgaaggctgcaggctgcagtgagctgagataa
Protein-coding sequences here:
- the LOC105499176 gene encoding translin-associated protein X, which translates into the protein MSNKEGSGGFRKRKHDNFPHNQRREGKDVNSSSPVMLAFKSFQQELDARHDKYERLVKLSRDITVESKRTIFLLHRITSAPDMEDILTESEIKLDGVRQKIFQVAQELSGEDMHQFHRAITTGLQEYVEAVSFQHFIKTRSLISMDEINKQLIFTTDDNGKENKTPSSDTQDEQFGTWRLRVTPVDYLLGVADLTGELMRMCINSVGNGDIDTPFEVSQFLRQVYDGFSFIGNTGPYEVSKKLYTLKQSLAKVENACYALKVRGSEIPKHMLADVFSVKTEMIDQEEGIS